The Dehalococcoidia bacterium region AGACCAAGTCGCACATCGTCTTCGGTAGGTTTGGGAATAGCATTGAGCAGTCCCTGGGCTGCCATGACGAACCCGGCGGTGCAATAGCCGCATTGAACAGCTTCAATATCGAAAAACTTTTGCTGTATCGGGTTGAGTTTGATGCCGTCCGAGAGCCCTTCAATGGTGAGTATTTTTTTACCCTGGGCTTCATTGGCAAGCATGATACATGCGAATACAGGGATTCCGTCTGCCAGCACCGTGCAGGCGCCGCACTGACCCATATCGCAGCCAATCTTGGTGCCGAACAACCCGAGTTGTTCTCTCAGCGTCCAGGCTAACGTCCAGTGACCTGGTATCACGAGATTGTAGTCCACGCCGTTAACATTCAGTTTGGTATATGGGGGCAGGGTGGCTCCCGGGTGGGCTGCCGCGAAATGGGCTTTCAGAGCGTCCAGCGTGGGATACTCGGTGGCGTCGAGGGGACAGATGAACTTGCTCTGAGTAACAGTGGTGGTGGTCCCGGGTAAGGTAGTAGTGACAGTTTTGGCGACTGTGGTAGTTCCCCCTCCGCCGCAGGCGCTGAGCACGGGGAGAGAAGCTACGGTGGCTCCGCCTATCACCAGCCCGGCGTCTTTGAGGAATTCACGGCGTGATATTTGTCCGGTACTATTTTTCTTTTCTTCTGACATTTACCCTTGATTGCAACCTCCTTCAAATAAAATATGACTCCAGAATAAACTCAAAGATTGCCTTCTGTATATCACCTCCTTCAACGTGTATTATTAGTTAGACAATGAACTACGATTTTACTCGACATGGGATTCACAAGTCAACGCCAGCAATTATCTCTTGTTTTGGCTCTTGCAGCATTGCCTGCCAATTTTCCAAGAACTGCCACAGAAAACTTGTTGTCTTAAGTCTTAAGCTATTCCCTGTTTTTTCTTCAACCTGAAACGAGATGATCGCATACTTTGACATTGGAGTATATGTGAGTATATACTGTTCTTGTTTAATTGTCTACTTATCCTTATACTATTTTAATGCCAGCTAATTTGTAAAATTTCTACTTGGACTATCTACCATAGTTTTAGGGGATGTCGTATACCCTTGTAATATAAATATGTTTATCATCTATGGAAGCGAGACAACCAGACCTTCGGATTTTCGAACTCCTTAAAGCTGTCGTCTTTCCTCCTTATTTCTCTACTCTTTTACCTGCTTTGAAGGCAAGGACCGCATTGAAGGGAACAAGGCTGAAAGATGCATTTCAGGACTAACAAGTATTTGGTGGGTTAACCGACCTATATCTTACAGATTTATCTGAAAGGAGAACCGATGGCCAATTCATGGCAGAGTGATTACGCACATCTCAAGGGGTTCGTAGAAAAACAACCGGGCATTGAAATCAGTCCAGAGTCAGTGGTACTCCCTGAGGATATTCGAGCGGAATTTTATCGCCTGTTCGATATGGTGCAAATCAGTTTTATAAAGGGACATTTTTCTGAAGAGCTGGCGAAAGGGTATCTTCTGAGCCGGCACTGGCTTGAAGTACAGCGGGATGTCGCGAAAACTCTGAATCTGGAGGCCATAACGCTTCCAGCGGGCAGCTCCTGGTTTTTTAATGATCCACTGGACGGGTTGATGAGAGGGTTATTTGACACCCTGTTTAACCTGCTTAAAAACAAAATCACACCAGACGTTTTTGAACAGACAGCCAGCAAGATTGTAAAAGACGATTTTACAAAATATTTCCGCGAGGGGTATCAACGCTGGGCTATCCTCGCCCTTATCAAGTTATTACTTCCAGATAAGCTCTACAGCGTCCCCACTCAAGATTTCCATGAACCATCCGAGGCTGAAGGGGATCCCGTTCCGGGTTCGTATATTAAAGAGGTACCGGAAGCTACAGAAACCAATCTTATTTCTTTTGAACATGACCTCATGTGTTCATTTTTAGCTCCCAAAATCATAATTCATTCAACCAAACTTGATTGTTTTGTTTCTTTCCTGCCAGACTTCTACGAACCTCGCTGGAAAGCGCGATTGCTCAGCTCGAAACAAGAATGGTACCGCATCGCAGACATAAAAAAAGAATTCGGTATTAACAAACTTTGGCCTGACCTGGTAATAAATATGGCTGATGACAAGGCTGACCTGGTTCTCGCGGCTGACTATTTTCAAATATCACGGCCTGATATGATAGTGGATTGCAGGGAAGATGGAGACTGGTTTCAAAGAGAAGGGCTGGGCATTTTAAAACGGCATTATGATGTTCTTAAGCCTAGACTTGGCAGCTTTGTGATTTGCCGTGAAGCGGTGCCTGAAGCTGCTCTAAAAGAACTTGAAGCTGGGAAAGCTGTTGCGGCTGCCGGCGCTGAAGCGCAGCAAGTTCAAAACCCGGATAGCACCGAGCAGGAATTAAAATCCGCTCAAGCACTCGAGGCATCAGGTACGGCGGTTGGAAACCAGGCGAATATCCACTTTCTCACCTCAGATTTCGACATGTCGAGCCTTGGGGAAATCATTGATGCCATGCAGGCCAGTCGGCAGGATATGCTTTCAAAATCAACGGCGGTGGAAGGTGTGTCTGGCGAGGATGGCAAGGATACTGCGCAAAAAGGGGCTTAAGATCTACATTCGTTGAAGGCGTTGCAACAGATGTAAAGTTAATTCTCTGTTTCAGCACCGATGGCATTTCGGTGTGAGTAAATGGAGTATTGTCATAAAATATTCACAATTACACTAAAAATTTTATAACTATTTAATTCCTTTCTGACTATAATCCAAGAAATATCCGCCACTATCATGCTATAGTGGAGTTTATTTTATAGAAAAATTGCATAATCCATATTGTTTTTAGTACAATAGCATTTTGTTGTACAAAATAAAATACAAAGAGGGGGTTAACCAATGCAAAGTAAAAAAAGTATCATTCTTGTCCTGACGAGCTTGATTTTGATCGCATCCGTTCTGGGATGTTCTTCAAAGCCTGCTACATCCTCGACCACGTCTGTGCCGCCCACGACTACTACTATCACTCCGCCCACGACTATTACTACCACTCCGCCCACGACTACCACTACCACTCCGCCCACGACTACTACTACCACTCTGCCGATGACCACCCCTACCACTCCGCCCACGACCACCACCACTCCGCCACCGTCCAGCACTTCTCAACCCAAGATAGTCATTGATGGGGGTGTTTTCAATCCCGCTACACTGAGGATTGCAGTAGGTGCGGCGGTAGAGTTTGAGAACCTGGACCATAACGACTACAAAATTATCTGC contains the following coding sequences:
- a CDS encoding (2Fe-2S)-binding protein is translated as MSEEKKNSTGQISRREFLKDAGLVIGGATVASLPVLSACGGGGTTTVAKTVTTTLPGTTTTVTQSKFICPLDATEYPTLDALKAHFAAAHPGATLPPYTKLNVNGVDYNLVIPGHWTLAWTLREQLGLFGTKIGCDMGQCGACTVLADGIPVFACIMLANEAQGKKILTIEGLSDGIKLNPIQQKFFDIEAVQCGYCTAGFVMAAQGLLNAIPKPTEDDVRLGLSGHLCMCQNFKKSVAAVVGGV